A stretch of DNA from Desulfobotulus mexicanus:
TTCGATGGCTAGGGGGGTTTCTGCGGACTACTAGCCCTTTTTTCCCTTTTCTTGCTGTTTTGGCTGGTATCCTCCTTGAAAATTTGTTTACGGTACTTTCCCTTGCCTTCAGAGTCCATGGAGAGGGGCTTTTTGCCGATGCTTTCCGGTTTACTGCTTTACAGATAATTACAGCCTTTATTGTTTGCCCTCTGTTTCTGACCTTATTTCGAAAAATGCAGGGATTTTTGTTCCGGCAGCGTGGAAAAAATTCTACACTGTCGGATTTTTTCTCGGGCAGGCCCCTGTAGGGGGCTGGTTTTAGGATGAGGGCAGGTGTTTTGGTGGAAAAGGAAGAAAATGGTATCCGATCTTGAATATTTAAAAAGCAAGGAGACGGACGGATACCGTCGCAGGCTCATGATTTTATTTGCCATTGCAGCTGGGTTTTTTCTGCTGCTGCTGATGCGCCTCTTTTATCTCCAGATTTTTCAGGGCCATGAGTATGCCCGCCTTTCCGAAAATAACTGTATCCGCCTTCAGAGTATTCCTCCCCACAGGGGACTTATCTATGACCGCCACGGGACCCTTCTGGTGGATAACAGGCCCGCTTATGATCTTATGATTGTTCCTGGTGACGCCGGAAATATCATCGAGGTGCTGGAACGGCTTTCTGATCTTACCGGAATTGCCGTTTCTGATTTTCAAAGTCGCCTTGAAAGCCAGCGGGGGCCGGGTTTCAGGGCTGTTCTTCTTCGTCAGGATCTGGACAGGGATGCTGTTGGGCTTATCAGTGCCAGGCGTTATGATCTGCCGGGTGTACGCATAGAAGCCAAACCCAGGCGTCAGTATATGTATCCGGGCCTTGCAGCTCACCTCATAGGTTATCTTGGAGAGGTCAGTTCGAATGAACTCCAGCGGCCTGAGAACAAGGATCTCAGGGGTGGTGACTTTATTGGTAAAACAGGGGCTGAAAGGGTGTATGATGCAGTACTCCGGGGGGAACGGGGCGGGCGTCAGGTGGAAGTGAATGCCCGTGGGCAGGTGATACGTATTCTGCAGACCGTACCTGCGAAACCTGGTGGAAGTCTCTATCTTGCTTTGGACAGGGATCTGCAGGGCCGTACGGAAGATCTCATGAAAGACCGGGTCGGGGCTGTTGTTGCACTGGATCCCACCAATGGTCAGGTGCTTGCAATGGTATCCAGCCCTTCCTTTGATCAGAACCTTTTTGCCAGAGGTATCCGCACGGATGAATGGCGATCCCTTGCACAAAATCCCCATCGTCCCATGGAAAATAAAGCAATTCAGGGCTTATATCCGCCTGCATCAACTTATAAGATGATTTCTGCCATTGCAGCCCTTGAAGAAGGAGTTGTGGACAGTGAAACCCGTTTTTTCTGTTCCGGTTCCTTACGTTTCGGAGACCGGGATTTTCGTTGCTGGAGGAGAACCGGTCATGGAAATTTGAATTTGCGGGAAGCCCTGGAGCGCTCCTGCGACGTATATTTTTATAATGTTGCCCAGCGTCTGGGGGTTGACAGGCTTGCCTGGTATGCAAGGGCTGCGGGGTTTGGCCGGAGAACTGGCGTGGATCTTGACCATGAAGAGGCGGGACTGGTGCCGACGGCTGCCTGGAAACGACGCAGAACTGGCGTTTCATGGCAGGCAGGCGAAACCCTTTCTGTCATCATCGGACAGGGCTACAATTTGGCTACCTGCATGCAGGCAGCTTTGATGGCAGCTGCTCTGGGTAACGGAGGGATTTTGTACCGGCCTCAGGTTGCCCTTGAAATCCGGAAGGCGGGGGGAGAGGTTGTGCGGCCTTTTACACCGGAGGTGACCGGCCGCCTGCCCGTAAGTCCTGAGAATCTGGAGCTGGTGAGACTATCCATGAGGGATGTTGTGCATGCCCCGCAGGGGACAGCCCGGGGTATCCGGACCTCCGAGTTTGATATGGGTGGAAAAACAGGTACGGCTCAGGTTCTCAGCCGCAGAACAGAAGAGGAGGAGACTTCTTCAAGGCCGGGTTTTGAGCCTCATGCCTGGTTTGTTGCCTTTGCACCCTATGATGATCCCAGGATAGCTGTGGCTGTGATTGTGGAGCATGGTGAAGGGGGAGCCAGAGTGGCGGCTCCCATTGCTGCGGAAGTGATGCGGAGTTACCTTGTTGGGTCAGGAGAAAAATGAGTTTGCATGATGCGGGGTGTATTTTAGCTGATCTGTTTTTTTGTCCTCTGGCGGATGTACTGATGTTCATGGGGGTAATGAACGGGCTGAAAGTGCTGAAGGAAGGGTGATGTTCGACAGAAGACTGATTACTCATTTTGACTGGGGGCTTCTGATCCTGACCCTGATTCTGGGCGCCATGGGGATCGGTATTCTTTACAGTGCCGTGAATGCGGGAGGGAATACCTCGCAGGAAGGTCTTCTGTTGAGGCAGCTTTTATGGTTTGCCATCGGTG
This window harbors:
- a CDS encoding rod shape-determining protein MreD, with product MTLVLHYAVLSFFTLGMTVFFTGYPICSPMLVYVVYLGLDADFAPGLVLIFIAGFVLDGLSGGVFGIYLFSFLWIFCMVRWLGGFLRTTSPFFPFLAVLAGILLENLFTVLSLAFRVHGEGLFADAFRFTALQIITAFIVCPLFLTLFRKMQGFLFRQRGKNSTLSDFFSGRPL
- the mrdA gene encoding penicillin-binding protein 2; protein product: MVSDLEYLKSKETDGYRRRLMILFAIAAGFFLLLLMRLFYLQIFQGHEYARLSENNCIRLQSIPPHRGLIYDRHGTLLVDNRPAYDLMIVPGDAGNIIEVLERLSDLTGIAVSDFQSRLESQRGPGFRAVLLRQDLDRDAVGLISARRYDLPGVRIEAKPRRQYMYPGLAAHLIGYLGEVSSNELQRPENKDLRGGDFIGKTGAERVYDAVLRGERGGRQVEVNARGQVIRILQTVPAKPGGSLYLALDRDLQGRTEDLMKDRVGAVVALDPTNGQVLAMVSSPSFDQNLFARGIRTDEWRSLAQNPHRPMENKAIQGLYPPASTYKMISAIAALEEGVVDSETRFFCSGSLRFGDRDFRCWRRTGHGNLNLREALERSCDVYFYNVAQRLGVDRLAWYARAAGFGRRTGVDLDHEEAGLVPTAAWKRRRTGVSWQAGETLSVIIGQGYNLATCMQAALMAAALGNGGILYRPQVALEIRKAGGEVVRPFTPEVTGRLPVSPENLELVRLSMRDVVHAPQGTARGIRTSEFDMGGKTGTAQVLSRRTEEEETSSRPGFEPHAWFVAFAPYDDPRIAVAVIVEHGEGGARVAAPIAAEVMRSYLVGSGEK